In Eublepharis macularius isolate TG4126 chromosome 4, MPM_Emac_v1.0, whole genome shotgun sequence, the following are encoded in one genomic region:
- the CAMLG gene encoding guided entry of tail-anchored proteins factor CAMLG yields MEPDPLGDGVGTGREGPGGVAGPSTTTPGLTASQRRAEIRRRKLLMNSEERINRIMGFHRPKADDDTHSETKLQLEQDKSAIPAPSVSKRVVLGDTVCSLAGTADHGSSAIEHKAEKKDLFNIAPEVGSDGTSELRQRSRGDLMEQRTSQHGLDQYLSRFDEAMKLRNQLISEKPSQENGNAAEEFDSFRIFRLIGCALLAMGVRAFVCKYLSIFAPFLTLQLAYMGLSKYFPKSEKKTKTTVLTAALLLSGIPAEVISRSMDTYSKMGDVFTDLCVYFFTFIFCHELLLFFGSEAP; encoded by the exons ATGGAACCGGACCCGCTAGGAGATGGCGTCGGCACCGGCCGTGAGGGGCCTGGCGGGGTGGCTGGCCCGTCAACGACCACCCCTGGGCTCACGGCCTCTCAGCGCCGGGCTGAGATTCGCCGGAGGAAGCTGCTGATGAATTCGGAAGAGAGGATCAATCGAATAATGGGTTTCCACCGGCCAAAGGCGG ATGATgacacccattcagaaacaaaaCTTCAACTGGAACAAGATAAATCGGCCATTCCTGCTCCTTCTGTTTCCAAGCGTGTTGTTCTTGGTGATACTGTCTGCAGTCTGGCAGGAACAGCTGACCATGGAAGCAGTGCAATAGAGCACAAGGCAGAAAAAAAGGACTTGTTTAATATAGCTCCTGAGGTTGGTAGTGATGGCACAAGTGAACTCCGGCAGCGCAGTAGAGGTGATCTGATGGAGCAGCGAACATCTCAGCATGGCCTAGACCAGTATTTATCAAGATTTGATGAAGCTATGAAATTAAGAAATCAGCTGATAAGTGagaagccaagccaggaaaatggAAATGCTGCAGAGGAATTTGATTCCTTCCGTATTTTTAGATTAATTGGTTGTGCACTCCTTGCCATGGGAGTTAGAGCTTTTGTGTGCAAATACTTG tCAATATTTGCTCCATTTCTTACCTTACAGCTTGCATACATGGGATTGTCTAAGTATTTCCCAAAG AGTGAAAAGAAGACAAAGACTACTGTACTAACTGCTGCTCTTTTACTGTCTGGGATTCCAGCAGAAGTAATCAGTCGTTCAATGGACACGTATAGCAAAATGGGGGATGTCTTTACAGACCTTTGTGTCTATTTCTTTACTTTCATCTTCTGCCATGAACTGCTTCTGTTCTTTGGTTCTGAAGCACCATAA